From Pseudomonas hormoni:
TCGCCAACGGTGCATCGGATGTCTTCAGTCATGTGCTGGGCGATGCGGGGAAACATACCCGAACCACTGTCGGCGTCTATCAATTACCGAAGAATGCCGCCGTGGAAGTTGACATGATTGTGGCGCTGCGGCCCTCGGTGTTGTGAGTGTTAGTTGGTAGACTTTACAGTAATCGATTGTTCGCCTAGTGTCTGGTCACTCAAAGTCGATAATAAGTCGGTGTGTGCGGATGAATAACATTCAAGGTGGGTTTTTTTCATATAAGGACTTTCGCCAGAGTTTGAACCGACCTCCGGTCAATGCCCGGGTGTGGAAGGATGATGAACTTACCGGCATGCGTCAGCAGCTCAAGGACAGCGAGGTCGATATTGTCGCGCTGGCTCACGACGACAGCACCGAAGGCTGCAAGTTGACGCCAGGGATGGCGGTGTCCATGCAATGGCTGAAACCGGGCACGACGCTGAATGGCCATGCACATTCGTGGTGGCACCTGTTCATCATTCAGTCCGGCAGCGGCGCGTTGACCCTGGGCGATGCCGATGCCGTGAACGTCAGCCCCGGCGACGTGTTGCTGGTGCCCGCCTGGACCCGGCACGGCTTCGTCAACACCAGCGCCACTGAACCGCTGGCCATGCTGAACATGAGCAACATGCCCCAGATGGCGCAGCTCTCCAATGCGGCAGACGCCACGGTCTGACACGCTCAATATTCCCCTTTGTCACCCCCAGGGAGTCCGCATTCGCAGACTCCCTTTTTTGTTTCTGGTCGCTGTATTTTTGAAGTTCTGTATCCGTAGAAACAGATAATTTCTGTATCTGTTCAGCGCTTAGCCAACTAACTACGATCGATTCCAATGCAACGGATTATTGTGGTTAAAGCAAGGGAGCGTTCTATGGAAAGTACGAAGCTGAAACTCTATGTTGGCGCGGATTTTGTCAGTGCTTTTGCAATGTCGGCATGTGTGGCGTTGAAAGAAAAACAACTTTCGTTTGAACTTGTCACGCTGGACTTGAAAGCGCGTGAGAACTATCAGCCGAGTTATCGCAATGTATCGTTAACCTGCAAAATCCCCACGCTGGTTCACGAAGATTTCGCACTGTCGGAATCGTCGGCCATTGCCGAATATCTGGAAGAGATTGCGCCGGGGCATCCAAAGTTGTTCCCGCTGGACATCAAGCAACGCGCCCGCGCCCGTCAACTTCAGGCCTGGTTGCGCAGTGATCTGCTGGTCATTCGCAAAGAGCGTCCCGCAGACCTCATTTACTTCGGCAAGAAAGATAACCCCCTGTCCGACGAGGCGCTGGCCGCTGTCGACCGACTGTTCTTTGTGGCGGACCGGTTGCTGGAGGAGGGCGCCGATCACCTGTTCGGTGACTGGAGCATCGCCGACACGGACCTGGCAATCATGCTCAACCGACTGGTCGCCAATGGTGATCGGGTGCCTGCGAGGCTCGCGGCGTATGTGCGCCGGCAATGGGATCGCGACAGCGTCCGAGCCTGGATGGATATAGAGCGCGTAGCGCCGGCCATTCAGTAAAAGCCGCCAGGCAATCACCAGGAGCGCTGCCATGCAGGGACTGTCGGAGCAGGAAAGATACAAACCCTATAACTCACGCACCATTCGCGACACGCCGTACTGGCAAAAACTGACGCCAGCGTTGCAGGAAGCCATGACCGTAGTGGCCCGGGTCATGCCGTTTCGCACCAATGAATATGTCCTCGGCACGCTGATCGACTGGAACAACATTCCGGATGACCCGATTTTCCGCATGACCTTCCCCCACAAGGACATGCTGCTACCGGACGAGTACGCGTCGCTTAAACAGGTGATCGAGCGCGATGACGCCGTCGCCATCAAACGTCGGATCGAAACCATCTGGCTGCGCATGAACCCGCATCCGGCCGGGCAGCTGACACACAACGGTGCGACCCTCGACGGAAAAGTCCTGCCGGGCATACAGCACAAGTACCGCGAGACTGTGCTGTTTTTCCCCGGAGCCGGTCAGACCTGTCACGCGTACTGCACGTTCTGTTTCCGCTGGGCGCAGTTCATCGGCGAGGAAGAACTCAAGTTCAACGCGCGTGAGTCCCAGGAGCTAGTGAATTACCTGCGGGTGCACACCGAGGTGACCGACGTGCTGATCACCGGTGGCGACCCGATGATCATGAACACTCGGTCATTGGCGGGGTACATCGAGCCGCTGCTGGAACTGCCTCACCTCAAAAGCATCCGCATCGGCACCAAGTCCGTGGCGTATTGGCCGCAACGGTTTGTCAGCGACAAGGACGCACCGGAACTGCTGGAGCTGTTTAAACGGATTGTCGCAGCGGGGAAACACCTGTCGATCATGGGGCACTACAACCACCCGGTGGAGATCCGCCAGGACATCGCCCGCCAGGCTGTCGAACGCATTCGCTCCACCGGGGCGACCTTGCGCATGCAGGCGCCGGTGATCCGCCACATCAACGAAAACCCCGCCGATTGGGCGGCGCTCTGGACCGAGGGCGTGCGGCTGGGAGCGG
This genomic window contains:
- a CDS encoding cupin domain-containing protein, with the translated sequence MNNIQGGFFSYKDFRQSLNRPPVNARVWKDDELTGMRQQLKDSEVDIVALAHDDSTEGCKLTPGMAVSMQWLKPGTTLNGHAHSWWHLFIIQSGSGALTLGDADAVNVSPGDVLLVPAWTRHGFVNTSATEPLAMLNMSNMPQMAQLSNAADATV
- the yfcF gene encoding glutathione transferase; its protein translation is MESTKLKLYVGADFVSAFAMSACVALKEKQLSFELVTLDLKARENYQPSYRNVSLTCKIPTLVHEDFALSESSAIAEYLEEIAPGHPKLFPLDIKQRARARQLQAWLRSDLLVIRKERPADLIYFGKKDNPLSDEALAAVDRLFFVADRLLEEGADHLFGDWSIADTDLAIMLNRLVANGDRVPARLAAYVRRQWDRDSVRAWMDIERVAPAIQ
- a CDS encoding KamA family radical SAM protein, giving the protein MQGLSEQERYKPYNSRTIRDTPYWQKLTPALQEAMTVVARVMPFRTNEYVLGTLIDWNNIPDDPIFRMTFPHKDMLLPDEYASLKQVIERDDAVAIKRRIETIWLRMNPHPAGQLTHNGATLDGKVLPGIQHKYRETVLFFPGAGQTCHAYCTFCFRWAQFIGEEELKFNARESQELVNYLRVHTEVTDVLITGGDPMIMNTRSLAGYIEPLLELPHLKSIRIGTKSVAYWPQRFVSDKDAPELLELFKRIVAAGKHLSIMGHYNHPVEIRQDIARQAVERIRSTGATLRMQAPVIRHINENPADWAALWTEGVRLGAVPYYMFVERDTGPSHYFAMPLARAFEIFQAAYRTVSGLARTVRGPSMSTFYGKVLINGIETVAGEKVFVLQFLQARDPQWVLRTFYARFDPQATWFDELRPAFGERSFFFQPEPVAAPELIPVLLETA